From the genome of Devriesea agamarum, one region includes:
- the asnB gene encoding asparagine synthase (glutamine-hydrolyzing): protein MTRTVAFSPNARIAREQSREQKGPALMCGFTGFVDPTLADKQPVISAMAAQIIHRGPDQEGYFTDDDIALGFRRLSIIDLSHGDQPIVSQDGTKVIVFNGEIYNYRELRAELVEAGLSFRTHSDTEVILRGFEHWGQDVLARLRGMFAFVIWDTQTKTLFGARDPFGIKPFYYQHNDDVLIFGSEIKSFLPQPNFTKEVNTSVLPDYLSFEYIPFRETLFSGVHKLLGGECFTFTDGNLSIRRYHSLEFDIDDSKSLDDWTRIIQDAVEESVAAHQIADVEVGCFLSSGIDSSYITKEMTKTGNRIKAFSVGYAEEKYSELSYARDFAQKIDAEFHEKQITADETFAAVPRIQYLMDEPLPNPSALPLFFLTQAAAEQVKVVVSGEGADELFGGYNQYREPLDYSTYQKVPAPVRRGIAAIASRLPNFRGKRFLLRNATSLPERFFRNNYVFSPEERQKVLRAPIPAPSSASRTKPLFDHVAHLDDVTQMQYVDIHTWMLYDILQKADKMSMAHSLELRVPFLDLRVFDVARRIPSRFRVTKENTKIALRRTALREIPERTANKKKLGFPVPLNDWLRQEPYVSEVRARFSSDEAGLFFNRDYILGMLETHQTGVNGYMKRIWSIYCFLVWYDEFFVKR, encoded by the coding sequence GTGACGCGTACCGTCGCGTTCTCGCCGAATGCACGCATCGCCCGAGAACAGTCCAGAGAGCAGAAAGGCCCCGCCCTCATGTGCGGTTTCACCGGTTTCGTCGATCCTACGCTCGCGGATAAGCAACCCGTGATCTCCGCGATGGCTGCGCAGATCATTCACCGCGGCCCCGACCAGGAGGGGTATTTCACCGACGACGACATCGCCCTGGGTTTTCGGCGACTATCGATTATCGACCTCAGCCACGGCGACCAGCCCATCGTCAGCCAGGACGGCACGAAGGTCATCGTTTTCAATGGCGAGATCTACAACTACCGGGAACTGCGAGCCGAACTGGTCGAGGCAGGTCTCAGCTTCCGCACCCACTCAGACACCGAAGTCATTCTGCGCGGTTTCGAGCACTGGGGCCAGGATGTTCTGGCTCGTCTACGCGGAATGTTTGCTTTTGTCATCTGGGATACGCAAACCAAGACGCTTTTTGGCGCCCGCGACCCCTTCGGCATCAAACCGTTCTATTACCAGCACAACGACGATGTGTTGATCTTCGGTTCGGAAATTAAATCCTTCCTCCCGCAGCCGAACTTCACCAAAGAAGTCAACACCTCCGTTCTTCCTGACTACCTCTCGTTCGAGTACATTCCGTTCCGCGAAACCCTCTTTTCGGGCGTTCATAAACTGCTCGGCGGCGAATGCTTCACCTTCACCGACGGCAACCTCAGTATCCGTCGCTACCACTCGCTCGAATTCGATATTGACGACAGTAAGTCGCTCGACGACTGGACGCGCATCATCCAGGACGCCGTCGAAGAGTCGGTAGCCGCACACCAAATCGCCGATGTCGAGGTGGGATGCTTCCTGTCCTCTGGTATCGACAGCTCCTACATCACCAAGGAGATGACGAAAACCGGGAACCGGATTAAAGCGTTTTCGGTTGGCTACGCGGAAGAAAAGTACAGTGAGCTGTCGTACGCCCGGGACTTCGCCCAGAAGATAGATGCTGAGTTCCACGAAAAGCAGATCACCGCGGACGAAACTTTCGCTGCCGTGCCGCGGATTCAGTATCTGATGGATGAACCGCTGCCGAACCCATCAGCGCTGCCCCTGTTCTTCCTCACCCAGGCCGCCGCTGAACAGGTCAAAGTCGTCGTCTCCGGCGAAGGCGCCGACGAATTGTTCGGGGGGTACAACCAGTACCGGGAACCACTGGATTACTCCACCTACCAGAAGGTACCTGCCCCGGTGCGCCGCGGCATTGCAGCTATCGCATCCCGGCTCCCCAATTTCCGCGGTAAACGCTTCCTTCTGCGCAACGCCACATCGCTGCCCGAAAGATTCTTCCGCAATAACTACGTCTTTTCGCCGGAGGAACGGCAAAAAGTTTTGCGGGCGCCAATTCCCGCACCCAGTTCAGCCTCAAGGACCAAACCGCTGTTCGATCATGTGGCCCATCTCGACGATGTGACCCAAATGCAGTACGTGGATATCCACACCTGGATGCTGTACGACATTTTACAAAAGGCGGACAAGATGTCGATGGCGCACTCTTTGGAACTGCGGGTTCCTTTCCTCGACCTGCGCGTCTTTGACGTCGCCCGACGCATTCCCAGTAGATTCCGAGTCACCAAAGAGAACACCAAAATTGCGCTGCGCCGCACGGCATTGCGCGAGATTCCCGAACGCACTGCGAACAAGAAAAAACTGGGTTTCCCGGTTCCGCTGAATGATTGGCTGCGCCAGGAACCGTACGTCAGCGAGGTGCGGGCACGCTTTTCCAGCGATGAGGCGGGACTCTTTTTCAACCGCGACTACATTCTCGGCATGCTGGAGACGCACCAGACCGGGGTGAACGGCTATATGAAACGCATCTGGTCGATCTACTGTTTCCTAGTGTGGTACGACGAGTTTTTCGTCAAACGCTGA
- a CDS encoding LysR family transcriptional regulator encodes MDIRHLQLLRELADRGSITAVAEATHRTASAVSQQLRTAQRDAGMQLVEPEGRGVRLTDAGRILAAGGVEIETILAAVQARWDAYRQDPGGAVSIVAFPSAATLLFPRALQAAAHAGIDLHITDLDPAEHEFAELTRDYDIVIAHSLNHPEPTGTTGLTVRKLIQEPLDIALAATHPLASRTALRSKDVADANWIGVPEGYPFDTVLTSIATRLGKPLNITQRVRDNRLIEALVSASNQLAVLPRFTTPASDRLKLIPIVDVYTSRYLSAIMRPDRAQRRAVQSMLRAITEAAQQASHRSSL; translated from the coding sequence ATGGATATACGGCATCTTCAACTGCTCCGTGAACTCGCCGACCGCGGCAGCATCACCGCGGTAGCGGAGGCAACACACCGCACTGCATCCGCCGTCTCCCAGCAGCTCCGGACCGCTCAACGAGACGCAGGCATGCAGCTTGTCGAGCCGGAAGGACGCGGCGTGCGACTCACCGACGCTGGGCGAATCCTCGCAGCAGGCGGCGTCGAGATCGAGACAATTTTGGCGGCAGTACAAGCTCGCTGGGATGCATACCGACAGGACCCGGGTGGAGCTGTATCTATCGTTGCGTTTCCAAGTGCTGCCACTTTACTTTTCCCTCGCGCCTTACAAGCTGCGGCACACGCCGGAATAGATCTACACATTACTGATCTCGATCCAGCCGAACACGAGTTCGCCGAGCTCACGAGGGATTACGACATTGTGATCGCCCACAGCCTGAATCACCCGGAACCCACCGGCACAACCGGTCTTACTGTTCGTAAACTGATACAGGAACCCCTCGACATCGCATTAGCAGCTACCCATCCTCTCGCCTCACGCACAGCTCTACGCTCCAAAGACGTTGCAGACGCGAACTGGATTGGTGTACCCGAGGGATATCCATTCGATACCGTGCTCACATCTATCGCTACACGACTCGGAAAACCTCTCAACATCACACAGCGAGTCCGCGACAATCGCCTGATCGAAGCGCTTGTCTCCGCGAGCAATCAGCTTGCGGTGCTACCCCGCTTCACTACCCCTGCCAGCGACAGGCTAAAACTGATCCCGATCGTTGATGTATATACCAGCCGCTATCTGTCAGCGATCATGCGACCTGACCGCGCTCAGCGCCGAGCAGTTCAATCAATGCTGAGGGCTATTACAGAGGCTGCACAACAAGCTTCGCACCGATCATCACTGTGA
- a CDS encoding carboxylate--amine ligase: MDQAHDQDFTPVVVGGDIGAYSLARAFHEAYGKSTVVISKLRGWHVDRSRIIDNVTCLDPFDSQALLPVLEDVGRTHPDGKLLLLGSADATVKAIIGLRDRLDQRWVVPYVSREQFDAGTQKQNFTALCERLGIDHPATRVVNLAEDVDPNLEIPFIYPVIAKPAEVSEWKKISFEGKSKVHTVASRHDLLALLRTIRAAGYRESIIVQDMIPGDDQNMRILTCYCDRTSQVRFASWGRTLLEEHSPGAIGNPAAIVTGVNPEMVAQAQKLLSELQWTGYANFDLKYDPRDGKTKFFELNPRLGRSNYYVTAGGHNPVTYYVDELIRRTLPEGTSLIQEQDEVLYTVVPARLVRHYTTLPDAREQLDRVLAAKKVKNPLVYRGVETDPKRWAYIALSQMNYVKKFRRYYRPHPVRGQA, from the coding sequence ATGGACCAGGCACACGATCAGGACTTCACCCCCGTCGTCGTCGGAGGAGATATCGGTGCCTATTCCCTGGCGCGTGCGTTCCACGAAGCCTATGGGAAGAGCACCGTCGTCATTTCTAAGCTGCGAGGCTGGCACGTTGACCGCTCACGGATCATCGACAACGTCACCTGCTTAGACCCGTTCGATTCTCAGGCGTTGCTACCCGTCCTAGAGGACGTCGGGCGAACCCACCCGGATGGAAAACTGCTTCTGCTCGGCTCCGCAGATGCAACCGTGAAAGCCATTATTGGCCTGAGGGATCGTCTGGATCAGCGTTGGGTGGTTCCCTATGTCTCCCGGGAACAGTTCGACGCTGGGACCCAGAAACAAAACTTCACAGCGCTGTGCGAACGGCTCGGGATTGACCATCCTGCAACTCGGGTTGTCAATCTGGCCGAGGATGTGGATCCGAATCTCGAGATCCCCTTCATCTACCCGGTGATAGCCAAGCCTGCGGAAGTCTCGGAATGGAAAAAGATTTCCTTTGAGGGTAAGTCCAAAGTGCATACGGTGGCATCCCGGCACGACCTTTTAGCGCTGCTGCGCACCATCCGAGCTGCGGGCTATCGCGAAAGCATAATCGTCCAGGACATGATCCCGGGCGATGACCAAAACATGCGGATCCTCACCTGCTACTGCGATCGCACCTCGCAGGTTCGCTTTGCGTCGTGGGGGCGGACCTTGCTGGAAGAACACAGCCCCGGCGCCATTGGCAACCCGGCAGCTATTGTGACTGGCGTGAATCCTGAGATGGTGGCTCAGGCTCAAAAACTACTCTCCGAATTGCAGTGGACTGGATACGCGAATTTTGACCTCAAATATGATCCGCGAGATGGAAAAACCAAGTTTTTTGAACTGAATCCGCGTTTGGGTCGGTCGAATTACTACGTCACCGCAGGCGGCCATAACCCGGTCACCTATTACGTCGACGAGCTGATCCGCAGAACGTTGCCCGAGGGAACCTCGCTAATTCAGGAACAGGACGAAGTGCTGTACACGGTGGTTCCCGCCCGGCTCGTGCGGCACTACACCACACTGCCGGATGCCCGCGAACAGTTAGATCGTGTGCTCGCTGCGAAGAAGGTGAAGAACCCCTTGGTGTATCGCGGGGTTGAAACTGATCCGAAACGCTGGGCATATATTGCGCTATCTCAAATGAACTATGTGAAGAAGTTCCGTCGCTACTACCGTCCGCATCCGGTACGAGGCCAGGCGTGA
- a CDS encoding carboxylate--amine ligase has translation MHRTPAPSDAPFDVVLLGSGLGIYALSRAFHEAYGVVSTVVAVGAPEPFRRSITCQVHDLPSGSTDEDRLKTLLALAEARGYSSAGSAQSGSEDSESAKADDAKVTGSDDSGVPGTGRREAAQTGGAEATYGAEPGISGACDHGRPAVLMCNTDGDIAFIARHADALAPYYVLRLPDLTTVERLSDKAEFTALCGELGIDAPRTLTLDFRNGQRPEIPHIDAGFPVVAKPAVSEPHVRLRMDGKKKVYFLSDEGQLRELVDRLYEAGFRDRFVVQELIPGDDTYMRSITAYRDARGVVTLAASAAVLLEEHTPDALGRPAAMLTHTYSEALTQARAILEATQYIGFANFDIKEDPRTGTLHFLEVNPRIGRNSFYVTGAGANIARFIVEDGVFNRAVEPVFGVPEILYSMVPTGLLMRYVTDPEQRRHVRAIAHRGVVDPWLYKAEGAWMRTYARVTRFNHVRKFLKYYPRPTSTGF, from the coding sequence ATGCACCGTACCCCTGCCCCCAGCGACGCCCCCTTCGACGTTGTTTTACTTGGCTCGGGCCTTGGCATTTACGCGCTATCTCGCGCATTCCACGAAGCGTACGGCGTAGTCAGCACTGTCGTGGCAGTCGGCGCACCCGAACCGTTTAGGCGCAGCATCACCTGCCAGGTGCATGACCTTCCCTCCGGCAGCACCGATGAGGACCGACTCAAGACCCTGCTTGCGCTCGCTGAGGCTCGCGGGTACTCGTCGGCTGGATCAGCTCAGTCCGGATCTGAGGATTCAGAATCGGCTAAGGCCGACGATGCAAAGGTCACCGGGAGTGATGATTCCGGTGTGCCGGGAACAGGCAGGCGCGAGGCGGCCCAGACCGGCGGAGCCGAAGCAACCTATGGTGCCGAGCCGGGGATATCTGGCGCTTGTGATCACGGTCGGCCTGCGGTGCTGATGTGCAATACCGACGGAGATATCGCTTTTATTGCGCGTCATGCCGACGCTTTAGCCCCTTATTATGTGCTGCGCCTGCCCGACCTCACCACGGTCGAACGCCTATCCGATAAGGCCGAGTTCACGGCTCTGTGCGGTGAGCTCGGTATCGATGCACCGCGCACCCTGACCCTCGATTTCAGGAACGGCCAGCGCCCGGAGATTCCGCATATCGACGCTGGATTCCCCGTCGTCGCCAAGCCAGCTGTGAGCGAACCCCATGTGCGTCTGCGCATGGACGGGAAGAAAAAGGTGTATTTCCTGTCCGACGAAGGGCAACTGCGCGAATTGGTTGATCGTCTATATGAGGCTGGATTCCGCGACCGTTTCGTGGTGCAGGAGCTGATCCCTGGTGACGACACCTATATGCGCTCCATTACCGCTTATCGCGATGCCCGCGGAGTGGTAACACTTGCGGCAAGTGCCGCTGTGCTGCTGGAAGAGCACACTCCAGACGCTTTAGGGCGGCCCGCCGCCATGCTGACTCACACCTATTCCGAGGCTCTTACTCAGGCCCGGGCCATCTTGGAGGCAACCCAGTACATCGGGTTTGCCAACTTCGATATTAAAGAAGATCCTCGCACGGGAACGCTGCACTTTTTGGAGGTGAACCCGCGCATCGGCCGCAATAGTTTCTACGTCACCGGGGCAGGAGCCAATATCGCCCGCTTCATTGTGGAGGATGGCGTCTTTAACCGCGCGGTAGAACCGGTGTTCGGTGTTCCCGAGATTTTGTATTCGATGGTGCCAACCGGCTTGCTCATGCGGTATGTCACCGACCCTGAGCAGCGCAGGCATGTACGTGCAATCGCTCACCGTGGGGTTGTTGATCCGTGGCTATACAAAGCCGAAGGCGCGTGGATGCGCACCTATGCGCGGGTCACCCGATTCAACCATGTCCGGAAGTTCTTGAAGTATTACCCGCGCCCAACCTCTACCGGTTTTTAA
- a CDS encoding EamA family transporter, with protein sequence MPVRHVPLAVLVAALWGINFVAIDISLETYPPLLLAAIRFGLLAVPTVLFIPRPQVKWRWLLGYGAGFGVLQFGFLYWGMSVGMPAGLASLVLQASAPFTVILGALFFKESITLFRAVGIVIAIAGLSLVGWQRAEHATFLPFLLTLIGALGWAIGNICNRQARTTEPFRLMLWMTVIPPIPMFVLSWICEGPQRIANALRVAVTPEGIGPTLGLLFTVIVATVIASGIWTWLMSRHPAGSVAPFSLLVPIFGMPTAWLIFHEVVRIGEVTGAALVVTGVLLSALTYRPMRRTATLSRDAERVKDLDRATLESGSQSK encoded by the coding sequence ATGCCCGTACGTCATGTTCCACTCGCCGTTCTGGTTGCCGCACTTTGGGGAATCAACTTTGTAGCAATCGACATTTCCCTCGAAACCTACCCGCCATTACTGCTTGCCGCTATTAGATTCGGCCTGCTTGCGGTTCCGACCGTGCTGTTTATTCCCCGCCCGCAGGTTAAGTGGAGGTGGCTCCTCGGATACGGTGCCGGCTTTGGGGTTCTCCAATTTGGTTTCCTGTACTGGGGTATGTCAGTCGGAATGCCGGCGGGACTTGCCTCCCTTGTTCTCCAAGCCTCCGCGCCGTTCACCGTGATCTTGGGTGCCTTGTTCTTCAAGGAGTCGATCACGCTATTTCGCGCAGTCGGCATCGTAATCGCTATTGCCGGGCTATCCCTGGTCGGGTGGCAACGCGCTGAACACGCAACTTTTCTTCCCTTCCTGCTCACTCTCATCGGTGCCCTCGGTTGGGCGATTGGGAACATCTGCAACCGTCAGGCGCGCACCACAGAGCCGTTCCGCTTGATGCTGTGGATGACCGTGATTCCGCCGATTCCGATGTTTGTGCTCAGCTGGATATGTGAAGGGCCGCAACGGATCGCAAACGCACTTCGGGTGGCAGTTACTCCCGAAGGTATTGGTCCGACTCTGGGTCTTCTGTTTACCGTGATCGTGGCGACGGTGATTGCATCCGGTATCTGGACGTGGCTCATGTCGCGGCACCCGGCGGGATCAGTTGCACCCTTCTCGCTTCTCGTGCCGATTTTTGGCATGCCGACAGCCTGGCTCATCTTTCACGAGGTTGTCCGTATCGGTGAAGTTACCGGGGCGGCTCTCGTGGTGACAGGTGTCCTCCTCAGCGCGCTTACCTATCGGCCCATGAGAAGAACCGCCACGCTAAGTCGGGATGCGGAAAGAGTTAAAGATCTGGATCGCGCTACTCTGGAAAGCGGCTCTCAATCTAAGTGA
- a CDS encoding glycoside hydrolase family 13 protein: protein MSHEWWRDAVVYQVYPRSFADHNGDGMGDLPGITEKLPYLKELGVDAIWMSPFYTSPQNDAGYDVANYTDVDPRFGTLGDFDTLMERARELGIKVLVDIVPNHSSSEHPLFQEALAAQPGSAARDMYIFRDGTGESGELPPNNWQSIFHGDGWTRVTETDGSPGQWYLHLFDTTQPDWNWDNPRVHELFHDVLRFWLDRGVAGVRVDVAHGLVKAPGLPDAVSNQEGLIDTDENQTPPFFDQDGVHDIYREWRKIFDSYDGDRMMVGECWVPVERMALYVRPGEMHQIFNFSFLLARWDEEKIRSAIDTPLRDATAVGAPTTWVLSNHDVIRHASRYGFSPDRILGEGLGPDEDQPDRILGLRRARAMTVLMLSLPGSAYIYQGEELGLPEVPEIPDELREDPAHKRAGVPGRDGCRVPIPWEADAPAFGFSPTGASWLPQPEYFRQYAADSQTGVAGSTLEMYRQALRLRREYRLGSSDMTWCDDLAPGVLTLQVGQITVYLNTSEHTVPLPDGAQVLLTSADQEQPKRDHAPQLAPDTAIWVRG, encoded by the coding sequence ATGTCCCATGAATGGTGGCGCGACGCCGTCGTATATCAGGTGTATCCACGCTCTTTTGCCGACCACAACGGTGATGGCATGGGCGATCTCCCAGGGATCACCGAAAAACTCCCCTATCTCAAAGAACTGGGGGTCGATGCCATCTGGATGTCACCCTTCTACACCTCGCCCCAAAACGATGCGGGGTACGACGTCGCCAACTACACCGATGTTGACCCTCGGTTCGGCACCCTGGGCGATTTCGATACGCTCATGGAACGGGCGCGCGAACTCGGAATTAAAGTTCTCGTCGACATCGTCCCCAACCATTCGTCCTCTGAGCATCCGCTGTTTCAGGAAGCGCTCGCCGCACAACCCGGGTCGGCGGCGCGAGATATGTATATATTCCGCGACGGCACAGGCGAATCCGGCGAGCTTCCCCCCAATAACTGGCAGTCGATCTTTCACGGCGATGGCTGGACCCGCGTGACCGAAACCGACGGCTCACCTGGCCAGTGGTACCTGCATCTTTTCGACACCACCCAGCCAGACTGGAACTGGGATAATCCACGCGTCCATGAGCTCTTCCACGATGTGCTGCGCTTTTGGTTAGATCGCGGCGTCGCCGGGGTACGCGTAGATGTGGCGCATGGACTAGTCAAAGCCCCCGGGTTACCGGATGCGGTCAGCAATCAGGAAGGCCTGATTGACACCGATGAGAACCAGACGCCCCCGTTCTTCGATCAGGATGGCGTGCACGACATCTACCGCGAGTGGCGAAAAATATTCGACTCCTACGACGGTGACCGCATGATGGTCGGTGAATGCTGGGTGCCGGTTGAACGCATGGCCCTATATGTGCGCCCCGGTGAAATGCATCAGATCTTTAATTTCTCGTTCCTGCTAGCCCGCTGGGATGAAGAGAAGATCCGCAGTGCTATCGACACGCCTCTGCGTGACGCTACGGCGGTCGGGGCGCCGACCACCTGGGTGCTGTCCAATCACGATGTGATCCGTCATGCCTCCCGGTACGGATTCAGCCCGGATCGCATTCTGGGTGAAGGCCTCGGCCCTGATGAGGACCAACCAGATCGCATCCTTGGGTTGCGGCGGGCTCGCGCCATGACCGTGCTCATGCTGTCCCTGCCGGGTTCTGCATATATCTATCAGGGCGAAGAGCTCGGGCTGCCTGAGGTTCCCGAGATCCCCGACGAACTGCGTGAAGATCCCGCGCATAAGCGTGCAGGTGTGCCGGGCCGCGACGGATGCCGGGTCCCGATTCCCTGGGAGGCTGACGCCCCGGCGTTCGGCTTCTCCCCCACCGGCGCGTCGTGGCTGCCGCAGCCGGAGTATTTCCGCCAGTACGCTGCCGACTCACAAACCGGCGTGGCGGGATCGACGCTTGAAATGTATCGGCAAGCCTTGCGTCTGCGCCGCGAATATCGGCTCGGATCTTCGGATATGACCTGGTGCGATGACCTTGCCCCCGGCGTGCTCACGCTTCAAGTTGGTCAGATCACGGTCTACCTCAACACCTCTGAGCATACTGTTCCTCTTCCCGACGGGGCACAAGTCCTTTTGACCTCGGCCGATCAGGAACAGCCCAAGCGCGACCACGCCCCACAGCTAGCACCCGATACAGCGATATGGGTCCGCGGATAA
- a CDS encoding sugar ABC transporter permease encodes MTTSHTPASSDTPARPTALRQRKLPLGRWMREVGWRHLVGLIALAFAIFPILYVISASLNPLGTISSTQIIPREVSFENYSKLLSGQHGPFLSWYLNTVIVCVVVSIIQVFLSVLASYAFSRFRFTGRRGGLLCLLLIMMFPAILAMISIYSMISDIGQVIPLFGLNTLPGYILVLLGGSLGQVWLIKGFFDTVPKELDEAAIIDGCSHWQVFSRILLPALTPILATTLLLSLVGVMSDFLLGSLLLTDDSTKTLAVGMYGLLNADKSNNLGVFAAGSVLIMIPVIALYQFLQRYIIGGSTAGAVKG; translated from the coding sequence ATGACCACATCACACACCCCGGCATCCTCGGACACACCAGCCCGCCCCACAGCATTGCGCCAGCGCAAGCTACCGCTGGGCCGCTGGATGCGCGAAGTCGGATGGCGCCACCTGGTCGGGCTCATCGCCCTGGCATTCGCTATTTTCCCCATTCTGTACGTGATCTCGGCGTCGCTTAATCCCTTGGGGACGATCTCCAGCACTCAGATCATTCCCCGGGAGGTGAGCTTCGAGAATTACTCCAAACTGCTTTCCGGTCAGCATGGGCCATTCTTGTCCTGGTACCTCAACACGGTGATCGTCTGCGTGGTGGTATCGATCATCCAAGTGTTTCTCTCGGTTCTCGCGTCCTACGCGTTTAGCCGTTTCCGGTTCACTGGACGTCGCGGCGGCCTGCTCTGCCTGCTGTTAATCATGATGTTCCCCGCGATCCTCGCCATGATCTCGATCTACTCGATGATCTCGGACATCGGCCAGGTGATACCACTGTTCGGTTTAAACACCTTGCCGGGCTATATTCTCGTGCTACTCGGCGGCTCCCTCGGGCAGGTATGGCTGATCAAAGGATTTTTCGACACCGTTCCCAAAGAGCTCGACGAAGCGGCCATCATTGACGGTTGCTCGCACTGGCAAGTTTTCAGCCGCATCCTGCTACCGGCGCTCACCCCGATTCTCGCCACCACGTTGCTGCTGAGCTTGGTGGGTGTGATGAGCGACTTCCTTTTAGGTTCGCTCCTGCTCACCGACGATTCGACGAAGACGCTCGCCGTGGGCATGTACGGGCTGCTCAACGCCGATAAATCCAATAACCTGGGGGTGTTCGCCGCCGGATCCGTGCTCATCATGATTCCGGTCATCGCGCTTTACCAGTTCCTACAGCGCTACATTATCGGCGGCTCCACCGCAGGGGCTGTGAAGGGGTAG
- the cuyB gene encoding cysteate racemase, protein MSSDLPEGAANMLASDPNQLAQLGKGWSNPVVGVLGGVGPAATATFLDVLVRATRSSTDQGHIDALVAQHSTVPDRTAHILDPDNHPDPGPVLAQDARMLQAAGVDLLVLPCNTAHHYSEHIMRAIDIPLLSIVETTAHSAAEVVAHSGAPVAIFATEGNVRAEVYQRDLDALGSTPMLPSRPVQDMINTVIYDQVKAGQPVDLGLFDDAVAQMIDAGAGAVILGCTELSVVFDQYGYRGDKRLVDSLTELARATVRAVGKELSPAFS, encoded by the coding sequence GTGAGTTCGGACCTGCCTGAGGGTGCAGCGAATATGTTGGCGTCTGATCCGAATCAGTTAGCCCAGCTTGGTAAAGGCTGGAGCAATCCGGTCGTGGGCGTGCTCGGCGGGGTGGGGCCAGCTGCGACCGCAACTTTTCTTGACGTGCTGGTGAGGGCTACCCGATCTTCCACAGATCAGGGGCATATCGACGCGTTAGTTGCCCAGCATTCAACGGTTCCGGACCGTACCGCGCACATTCTCGATCCCGACAACCACCCGGACCCTGGGCCTGTGCTGGCACAGGATGCGCGCATGTTGCAGGCAGCCGGAGTGGACCTGTTAGTTTTACCGTGTAACACCGCCCACCACTACAGCGAGCACATTATGCGCGCTATCGATATTCCCCTGCTCAGCATTGTGGAAACCACCGCCCACAGTGCGGCAGAGGTTGTGGCGCACTCGGGTGCGCCGGTCGCTATTTTTGCTACCGAAGGCAATGTGCGCGCGGAGGTGTATCAGCGCGATCTGGATGCTCTCGGAAGCACCCCCATGCTTCCTTCGCGCCCCGTTCAGGACATGATCAATACCGTTATTTACGACCAGGTCAAGGCGGGCCAGCCGGTGGATCTAGGTCTGTTCGATGATGCGGTGGCGCAGATGATTGATGCCGGGGCGGGAGCAGTCATTCTGGGGTGCACGGAGCTGTCGGTAGTTTTTGACCAGTACGGTTACCGAGGCGATAAACGGCTCGTCGATTCCTTGACGGAGCTTGCTCGAGCAACTGTGCGGGCGGTTGGCAAAGAACTCAGCCCCGCTTTTTCCTGA